The genome window TTGCCCTTGTTGGGATGTCCTACAACCGCAAACGTGGGGGCCGGTGTCATGGTAACTCCTCGCTGGCGGGGAATGGGGCCTGCCATTGCAGAGGAGGCAGTGAAACCATCAGGAAGTTATTACCCATTCGCTCTGCAAACCGAAGCCAGGGTTGGACCTGATGGGGCTGAGGCTCCTGGCTGATGTCGGCGGCCAGTGGCACAAGCGCCACCCGGGTGCCCGTTGGCCAGAGTTCCCGTGCCGACTCGAGGAAATCCTGGAGTTCTCCGGTTGGCGGCTGCCAACAGCGGGTTGCCATAAGGACCGCTTTGCACCCCGTGTTCGCAGCATGCGCTGCAACCTGGTTCATGACCTTCTGGTCGTCGGCGAGGCTGGCCCGGCCTCCGGCCCTGAGAACCAGGTGTTTACCTGAACTTAATGCTTCGGGCGGCTCCGGTTCCCCGGCACCCGCCCAGCAAAGCAGAATGTCACTGTCCGGCAGCGGCTGCAGGTTACTTCGAATCCGGGTATCCGGAAGGTCACCGGCATCGTTGTGCTCATTACCCGTGTCCAGGGCCGGCGTTTCCATTCGATACAACAGGGCATGCATGGCTGGGTGGCTGCTCAGCTGTTGGCGGGCTTTGCGTCGAACCAGTCCGACGGCCAGAATCAACAGGAGCAGTCGGGGCAGCAGTACCCAGGTTGTCCACAGCATGGTGACAAAGGGCCACCATTGCCCCCAGAGGATGGGGTTCAGGCTCTCGCTAATCGTTTCGGCGCGGAAAAAGCGAGTTGCTTCCACCAGACCCAGATCCGGCACCGCCGCCGGCCATAACCAGGCCCATGGTGTTGCCAGAGCCACCAGCAATCGATGGTAGCTTCCGGCGGCGGTGTCCAGAGTTGTGCTCCAGCCAAAGGCCAGATCCTGAACTACCACCAGCACCAGCAACGTGGCCAGGCCTGCGAGGGCAAAGCAGAGGCCCCCCATGTGTGCAGCCCGGGCCATCAGAACGGGTTGCAGTCGGTGGGCGACACCCTTTGCCGGGCTGCCCTGCAAGCGCCGGACTAGCCATTGCCAGGGCTGCCACCCGGCCAGTGACTGGATGCTGGTAAAAATTGCCAGCACCAACTGGAAGAGGACGAACGCCAGGAACAGGGTGATGTTTATGCGTTGGCCGCCGTCGTAAAACAGCAGACCGAGCATGGTGAACGAGCCAAAGACGATGCCTGCGGTGGCAAAGCCGGCGTTTACGCGGCGCCATAACCGGAGTGTATGCTCCCCGGCTTGTTTTTTTGCGCCGGCGCCGGCCAGCCGCTTCATATGGTCGAGCCACCGGGCTGCATCCGGGGACAGCCCCTGCTCCTCACAGACCAGCGCAAATTTCCGGTCCCGGCGATGGAGAAACGCTGGCGGCTGCTCTTTGTCCCGTTGGGCTTGGGCGTCAAAATCAAGCAGCAGGCGGAGGGAGCTGTCGGTCATGCAGTGGTCCGGTCGTGAATTCGGTCAGTCATCCTTTGATGCTAGGATATAGGTATTCCCGCTTCCGATACCAGACAACGAGTTACCATGCCCCACCATCTGATGAACCTGCGTTATGTGCCTGACGACGAGGCGGATGAAATCCGCGCCCTGTTTGAGGCGCATGAGGTGCCCTATTACGAGACCCCGCCGAGCCGCTGGGGGATTAGCATGGGTGGCTTCTGGGTGCACGATGATGACCAGGCGGCACGGGCCAGGACTCTGCTTGAAGACTACCAGCGGCAGCGATTCCAGAACCAGCGGCAGGCATACGAGGAGACCAGGGCGCGCGGTGAAACCGGTGGCTTCTGGTTTATGCTCAGCCGAAAACCGTTGCGCACACTGGCGGCCTGTATCGCTATTCTGGTAATCATCGGCCTGAGCTTGCTGCCCTTTATCCGTATCGGATAATGCGGGCTTCACTGCCGCCCTTCTGGTTATTGAGTATAAGAAGATTGTCCGCTTACCCATACGGTGTCTGGAATCCAGGGCACCCGGTCCGGGCCGGCTTCGTTTGCCCCCCTCTCCGGGGGGCCATATACTTCCGTGACTGCACCCGGCCTGACCGGGTTCCAGGGTTTTTACCATGAACGATACCCAATCTGGTGTGCGCGGTACATGACTGAGCTGTTTACCGAGAATAATAAGAGCGGCCTGACCAGGGATCTGATCGAGGCCCTGTTCCCCATGTTTGAGGAAGCCAGTGCTGGTGCCATTGCAGTGGACCGCGACAGCCGGATTACCTGGATCAACAGCAGTTACTCACACCTGCTTGGCCTTGGCGATCCTGCCCGGGTTGTTGGCAAGCCTGTCCGCCAGGTTATTCCGCAAACCCGAATGCCTGAAGTGGTGGAAACCGGAAAGCCGTTGTTACTGGACATCATGGAACACAACCAGCAACAGTTGGTGGTGACTCGCCTTCCCTACTATGACGATGGAGGGCAGATCGTCGGTGCCGTGGCGTTTGTGCTCTATGATGACCTGCAGCCGCTGACACCGCTGGTATCCAAGTATCGGCGACTGCATCAGGATCTGGCGGCTGCCCGCAAGGCGCTTGCCAGGTCGTCCCGGAGTACCCGTTACAACCTTGCAGACTTTGTCGGTGCCAGCCCGGCGGCGCTTGAGGTCAAGCGCCGGGCGCGTCTGGCGGCTGGACGTGATATGCCTGTTCTGCTGCTTGGTGAAACCGGCACTGGCAAGGAAGTTCTCGCTCAGGCGATCCATTCTGTATCCACCAGGGTGGAAAAACCCTTTGTTGGCGTTAACGTGGCGGCTATTCCCGACAACCTGCTTGAGGCGGAGTTTTTCGGGGTGGCGCCGGGAGCCTACACTGGCGCAGATCGCCGTACCCGGGAAGGCAAGTTTCAGCTTGCCAACGGTGGCACCCTGTTTCTGGATGAGGTTGGCGATATGCCTTTGCCGCTGCAGGCCAAGCTTCTGCGGGCTCTGCAGGAGGGCGAAATCGAACCATTGGGTTCCAACAAGGTGACGCCGGTGGACGTGCGGGTAATCGCCGCCACCAGCCGAAACCTGGAAGCTATGATTGCCGAAGGCGGCTTTCGTTCGGATCTTTATTATCGACTCAATGTCCTTGAAATCCCCATTCCTCCCTTGCGTGAACGGCTGCCGGATTTGGGGGTGC of Marinobacter sediminum contains these proteins:
- a CDS encoding DUF2868 domain-containing protein, with the protein product MTDSSLRLLLDFDAQAQRDKEQPPAFLHRRDRKFALVCEEQGLSPDAARWLDHMKRLAGAGAKKQAGEHTLRLWRRVNAGFATAGIVFGSFTMLGLLFYDGGQRINITLFLAFVLFQLVLAIFTSIQSLAGWQPWQWLVRRLQGSPAKGVAHRLQPVLMARAAHMGGLCFALAGLATLLVLVVVQDLAFGWSTTLDTAAGSYHRLLVALATPWAWLWPAAVPDLGLVEATRFFRAETISESLNPILWGQWWPFVTMLWTTWVLLPRLLLLILAVGLVRRKARQQLSSHPAMHALLYRMETPALDTGNEHNDAGDLPDTRIRSNLQPLPDSDILLCWAGAGEPEPPEALSSGKHLVLRAGGRASLADDQKVMNQVAAHAANTGCKAVLMATRCWQPPTGELQDFLESARELWPTGTRVALVPLAADISQEPQPHQVQPWLRFAERMGNNFLMVSLPPLQWQAPFPASEELP
- a CDS encoding DUF6164 family protein, with the translated sequence MPHHLMNLRYVPDDEADEIRALFEAHEVPYYETPPSRWGISMGGFWVHDDDQAARARTLLEDYQRQRFQNQRQAYEETRARGETGGFWFMLSRKPLRTLAACIAILVIIGLSLLPFIRIG
- a CDS encoding sigma-54 interaction domain-containing protein, yielding MTELFTENNKSGLTRDLIEALFPMFEEASAGAIAVDRDSRITWINSSYSHLLGLGDPARVVGKPVRQVIPQTRMPEVVETGKPLLLDIMEHNQQQLVVTRLPYYDDGGQIVGAVAFVLYDDLQPLTPLVSKYRRLHQDLAAARKALARSSRSTRYNLADFVGASPAALEVKRRARLAAGRDMPVLLLGETGTGKEVLAQAIHSVSTRVEKPFVGVNVAAIPDNLLEAEFFGVAPGAYTGADRRTREGKFQLANGGTLFLDEVGDMPLPLQAKLLRALQEGEIEPLGSNKVTPVDVRVIAATSRNLEAMIAEGGFRSDLYYRLNVLEIPIPPLRERLPDLGVLCESLLGEICEGLDLRGEITDAGVSALGSYDWPGNIRELRNVLERALTMGEDGGLLDAGAIFKVLPRSGNRPASLLTTQPVRPLAQTLADAEAQAIEEALVASRGNRTRAAKLLGISRSVLYEKLARMS